A genomic stretch from Peromyscus eremicus chromosome 6, PerEre_H2_v1, whole genome shotgun sequence includes:
- the Slc35a3 gene encoding UDP-N-acetylglucosamine transporter isoform X2 produces MSANLKYLSLGILVFQTTSLVLTMRYSRTLKEEGPRYLSSTAVVVAEFLKIMACIFLVYKDSKCSVRTLNRVLHDEILNKPMETLKLAIPSGIYTLQNNLLYVALSNLDAATYQVTYQLKILTTALFSVSMLGKKLGVYQWLSLVILMAGVAFVQWPSDSQALDSKELSTGSQFVGLMAVLTACFSSGFAGVYFEKILKETKQSVWIRNIQLGFFGSIFGLMGVYVYDGELVSKNGFFQGYSQLTWIVVILQALGGLVIAAVIKYADNILKGFATSLSIILSTIISYFWLQDFVPTSVFFLGAVLVIAATFLYGYDPKPAGNPTKA; encoded by the exons ATGTCTGCCAACCTAAAATATCTTTCCTTGGGAATTTTAGTGTTTCAGACTACCAGTCTGGTTCTTACGATGCGTTATTCTAGGACTTTAAAAGAGGAGGGTCCTCGTTACCTATCTTCTACAGCAGTGGTTGTCGCTGAATTTTTGAAGATAATGGCCTGCATCTTTTTAGTCTACAAAGACAGTA AGTGCAGTGTGAGAACCCTGAACCGAGTGCTGCACGATGAAATTCTGAATAAACCCATGGAAACACTTAAGCTTGCTATTCCATCAGGGATATATACTCTTCAGAATAACTTACTCTATGTGGCACTGTCAAACCTGGATGCAGCCACTTACCAG gttaCATATCAGTTGAAAATACTTACAACAGCGTTATTTTCTGTGTCTATGCTTGGTAAAAAATTAGGTGTGTACCAGTGGCTCTCCCTGGTAATTCTGATGGCAGGAGTTGCTTTTGTACAG TGGCCTTCAGATTCTCAAGCGCTGGATTCTAAGGAACTTTCAACTGGCTCGCAGTTTGTAGGCCTCATGGCGGTTCTAACAGCGTGTTTTTCAAGTGGCTTTGCTGGAGTTTATTTTgagaaaatcttaaaagaaacaaaacaatcagTATGGATAAGAAACATTCAACTTG GTTTCTTTGGGAGTATATTTGGATTAATGGGTGTATACGTTTATGATGGAGAATTGGTATCAAAGAATGGATTTTTTCAGGGATATAGTCAACTGACATGGATAGTTGTGATTCTGCAG GCACTTGGAGGCCTTGTAATAGCTGCTGTCATTAAGTATGCcgataatattttaaaaggattcGCGACCTCCTTATCCATAATATTGTCAACAATTATATCCTATTTTTGGTTGCAAGATTTTGTGCCAACCag
- the Slc35a3 gene encoding UDP-N-acetylglucosamine transporter isoform X1, translating to MGLPGEDCVLQKLQRLQEMEKVPVTNEEKTMSANLKYLSLGILVFQTTSLVLTMRYSRTLKEEGPRYLSSTAVVVAEFLKIMACIFLVYKDSKCSVRTLNRVLHDEILNKPMETLKLAIPSGIYTLQNNLLYVALSNLDAATYQVTYQLKILTTALFSVSMLGKKLGVYQWLSLVILMAGVAFVQWPSDSQALDSKELSTGSQFVGLMAVLTACFSSGFAGVYFEKILKETKQSVWIRNIQLGFFGSIFGLMGVYVYDGELVSKNGFFQGYSQLTWIVVILQALGGLVIAAVIKYADNILKGFATSLSIILSTIISYFWLQDFVPTSVFFLGAVLVIAATFLYGYDPKPAGNPTKA from the exons ATGGGTCTGCCCGGCGAGGACTGTGTGCTCCAGAAGCTGCAGCGACTTCAAGAGATGGAAAAGGTGCCCGTG accAATGAAGAGAAAACAATGTCTGCCAACCTAAAATATCTTTCCTTGGGAATTTTAGTGTTTCAGACTACCAGTCTGGTTCTTACGATGCGTTATTCTAGGACTTTAAAAGAGGAGGGTCCTCGTTACCTATCTTCTACAGCAGTGGTTGTCGCTGAATTTTTGAAGATAATGGCCTGCATCTTTTTAGTCTACAAAGACAGTA AGTGCAGTGTGAGAACCCTGAACCGAGTGCTGCACGATGAAATTCTGAATAAACCCATGGAAACACTTAAGCTTGCTATTCCATCAGGGATATATACTCTTCAGAATAACTTACTCTATGTGGCACTGTCAAACCTGGATGCAGCCACTTACCAG gttaCATATCAGTTGAAAATACTTACAACAGCGTTATTTTCTGTGTCTATGCTTGGTAAAAAATTAGGTGTGTACCAGTGGCTCTCCCTGGTAATTCTGATGGCAGGAGTTGCTTTTGTACAG TGGCCTTCAGATTCTCAAGCGCTGGATTCTAAGGAACTTTCAACTGGCTCGCAGTTTGTAGGCCTCATGGCGGTTCTAACAGCGTGTTTTTCAAGTGGCTTTGCTGGAGTTTATTTTgagaaaatcttaaaagaaacaaaacaatcagTATGGATAAGAAACATTCAACTTG GTTTCTTTGGGAGTATATTTGGATTAATGGGTGTATACGTTTATGATGGAGAATTGGTATCAAAGAATGGATTTTTTCAGGGATATAGTCAACTGACATGGATAGTTGTGATTCTGCAG GCACTTGGAGGCCTTGTAATAGCTGCTGTCATTAAGTATGCcgataatattttaaaaggattcGCGACCTCCTTATCCATAATATTGTCAACAATTATATCCTATTTTTGGTTGCAAGATTTTGTGCCAACCag